One Ficedula albicollis isolate OC2 unplaced genomic scaffold, FicAlb1.5 N01645, whole genome shotgun sequence genomic window, ccgtactggtttatactggtccgtaccGGTCCGTAGTGGTCCATACGGGTCCATAGTGGTCTGaactggtccatactggtccataccggtttatactggtctgtagtggtccatactggtccatactggtctgtaccaGTCCATACTGCTCCATGCCAGTTTATACTGCtttatactggttcatactggtccataccagtttatactggtccgtactggtccgtactgaTCCGTACCAGcttatactggtttatactggtccgtactgaTCCGTAccggtttatactggtccatacttGTCCATACCagtttatactggtttatactggtccatactggtctgtactggtctgtaccagtccgtactggtccatactggtccgtactggaCCGTACCGGTTTATACTGctttatactggtccatactggtctgtactggcCCGAACTGGTCCGTAGTGGcccgtactggtccatactggtccgttCTGGTCCGTACCGGTTTATACTGCTTTATACTGTCCATACTGGTCCGTTCTGGTCCGTAccggtttatactggtttatactggtccgtactggtccgtaccgGTTTATACTGctttatactggtccatactggtctgtactggcCCGAACTGGTCCGTAGTGGcccgtactggtccatactggtccgttCTGGTCCATACCGGTTTacactggtccatactggtccgttCTGGTCCGTACAGGTGCTGTCCcgctgcctggccctgctctcccagctctgctccctgcgGCAGCTCCAGGCTCACCTGGACGAGGGGCGTGGCCGCTACCTGCAGGCCAAGGGCGGGGCCACGCTGCTCAAGAGCCGGTGAGGGGCGGGGCCTCCTTTGCATCTCATTAGCATACGCCGGccagcccggccccgctgccgTTAATGAATGAATGTTAATTAACCgagcaggctggaggagctgcggGTGCTGCTGGACACTTACCCCGCCCCCACCGTGGAGGCGCACCGGCGCATCAGGTGAGGCCACGCCCCCTCATTTGCATAACCTCGCCCTTTGACACAAGGATGTCACCTCATTCTGCGTGCCCCGCCCCTCATTAGCATAACTCCGCCCTTCAACATGATGACATCACTGCATTCCCATAGCCCCGCCCCCACCATGACATCACCCCATTCCCTGACTCCGTCCTCTCACCATGACATCACCCCATTCCCATCGCCCCACCCCTGCTATGACATCACCTCATTCCCATAGCCCCACCCCTCACCATGACANNNNNNNNNNNNNNNNNNNNNNNNNNNNNNNNNNNNNNNNNNNNNNNNNNNNNNNNNNNNNNNNNNNNNNNNNNNNNNNNNNNNNNNNNNNNNNNNNNNNNNNNNNNNNNNNNNNNNNNNNNNNNNNNNNNNNNNNNNNNNNNNNNNNNNNNNNNNNNNNNNNNNNNNNNNNNNNNNNNNNNNNNNNNNNNNNNNNNNNNNNNNNNNNNNNNNNNNNNNNNNNNNNNNNNNNNNNNNNNNNNNNNNNNNNNNNNNNNNNNNNNNNNNNNNNNNNNNNNNNNNNNNNNNNNNNNNNNNNNNNNNNNNNNNNNNNNNNNNNNNNNNNNNNNNNNNNNNNNNNNNNNNNNNNNNNNNNNNNNNNNNNNNNNNNNNNNNNNNNNNNNNNNNNNNNNNNNNNNNNNNNNNNNNNNNNNNNNNNNNNNNNNNNNNNNNNNNNNNNNNNNNNNNNNNNNNNNNNNNNNNNNNNNNNNNNNNNNNNNNNNNNNNNNNNNNNNNNNNNNNNNNNNNNNNNNNNNNNNNNNNNNNNNNNNNNNNNNNNNNNNNNNNNNNNNNNNNNNNNNNNNNNNNNNNNNNNNNNNNNNNNNNNNNNNNNNNNNNNNNNNNNNNNNNNNNNNNNNNNNNNNNNNNNNNNNNNNNNNNNNNNNNNNNNNNNNNNNNNNNNNNNNNNNNNNNNNNNNNNNNNNNNNNNNNNNNNNNNNNNNNNNNNNNNNNNNNNNNNNNNNNNNNNNNNNNNNNNNNNNNNNNNNNNNNNNNNNNNNNNNNNNNNNNNNNNNNNNNNNNNNNNNNNNNNNNNNNNNNNNNNNNNNNNNNNNNNNNNNNNNNNNNNNNNNNNNNNNNNNNNNNNNNNNNNNNNNNNNNNNNNNNNNNNNNNNNNNNNNNNNNNNNNNNNNNNNNNNNNNNNNNNNNNNNNNNNNNNNNNNNNNNNNNNNNNNNNNNNNNNNNNNNNNNNNNNNNNNNNNNNNNNNNNNNNNNNNNNNNNNNNNNNNNNNNNNNNNNNNNNNNNNNNNNNNNNNNNNNNNNNNNNNNNNNNNNNNNNNNNNNNNNNNNNNNNNNNNNNNNNNNNNNNNNNNNNNNNNNNNNNNNNNNNNNNNNNNNNNNNNNNNNNNNNNNNNNNNNNNNNNNNNNNNNNNNNNNNNNNNNNNNNNNNNNNNNNNNNNNNNNNNNNNNNNNNNNNNNNNNNNNNNNNNNNNNNNNNNNNNNNNNNNNNNNNNNNNNNNNNNNNNNNNNNNNNNNNNNNNNNNNNNNNNNNNNNNNNNNNNNNNNNNNNNNNNNNNNNNNNNNNNNNNNNNNNNNNNNNNNNNNNNNNNNNNNNNNNNNNNNNNNNNNNNNNNNNNNNNNNNNNNNNNNNNNNNNNNNNNNNNNNNNNNNNNNNNNNNNNNNNNNNNNNNNNNNNNNNNNNNNNNNNNNNNNNNNNNNNNNNNNNNNNNNNNNNNNNNNNNNNNNNNNNNNNNNNNNNNNNNNNNNNNNNNNNNNNNNNNNNNNNNNNNNNNNNNNNNNNNNNNNNNNNNNNNNNNNNNNNNNNNNNNNNNNNNNNNNNNNNNNNNNNNNNNNNNNNNNNNNNNNNNNNNNNNNNNNNNNNNNNNNNNNNNNNNNNNNNNNNNNNNNNNNNNNNNNNNNNNNNNNNNNNNNNNNNNNNNNNNNNNNNNNNNNNNNNNNNNNNNNNNNNNNNNNNNNNNNNNNNNNNNNNNNNNNNNNNNNNNNNNNNNNNNNNNNNNNNNNNNNNNNNNNNNNNNNNNNNNNNNNNNNNNNNNNNNNNNNNNNNNNNNNNNNNNNNNNNNNNNNNNNNNNNNNNNNNNNNNNNNNNNNNNNNNNNNNNNNNNNNNNNNNNNNNNNNN contains:
- the HAUS4 gene encoding HAUS augmin-like complex subunit 4; this translates as GPYWSILVRSGPYRFILLYTVHTGPFWSVPVYTGLYWSVLVRTGLYCFILVHTGLYWPELVRSGPYWSILVRSGPYRFTLVHTGPFWSVQVLSRCLALLSQLCSLRQLQAHLDEGRGRYLQAKGGATLLKSRLEELRVLLDTYPAPTVEAHRRIRWQRALIGLELAVGVANIAQLIDSWHAPRGAG